Proteins co-encoded in one Burkholderia ambifaria AMMD genomic window:
- a CDS encoding MipA/OmpV family protein gives MPLAGLTLAAAAHAENQYSISLGGGFAPRYPGSNQYRGIVAPGLSAKFGKGFFIDSREGAGYRLDLPHGAFVSAAVSYDPGRADENRFDLPGSDYLKGMGRIPGSVLIGVRAGVTLLDAAELSVTVDTPVTHTSRGVSGHVDLAVPVFKTAQHEIVVTGSVHAGTGRYTQTFYGVTDAQSMTSRFRPYSTSGGIDSATVSVAWNWNLSRHWSVLATGGVTRLLGRYGDSPIVQSRSNYYGMAGATYKF, from the coding sequence GTGCCGCTTGCCGGCCTGACCCTTGCCGCGGCCGCTCACGCGGAGAACCAGTATTCGATTTCGCTCGGCGGCGGGTTCGCGCCGCGCTACCCGGGCAGCAACCAGTATCGCGGCATCGTCGCACCGGGGCTTTCCGCGAAGTTCGGCAAAGGCTTCTTCATCGATAGTCGCGAAGGCGCCGGCTACCGGCTGGACCTGCCGCACGGTGCGTTCGTGTCGGCGGCAGTGAGCTACGACCCCGGCCGCGCGGACGAGAACCGCTTCGACCTGCCGGGTTCGGACTACCTGAAGGGGATGGGCCGGATTCCGGGCTCGGTGCTCATCGGCGTGCGGGCCGGCGTGACGCTGCTCGACGCGGCCGAACTGAGCGTCACGGTCGACACGCCGGTGACGCATACGTCGCGCGGCGTGTCCGGGCATGTCGACCTGGCGGTGCCGGTGTTCAAGACCGCGCAGCACGAGATCGTCGTGACGGGCAGCGTGCATGCCGGCACCGGCCGCTATACGCAGACGTTCTACGGCGTGACCGATGCGCAGTCGATGACGAGCCGCTTCCGGCCCTATTCGACGAGCGGCGGGATCGACAGTGCGACGGTGTCGGTCGCATGGAACTGGAACCTGTCGCGGCACTGGTCGGTGCTCGCGACGGGCGGCGTGACGCGGCTGCTCGGCCGCTACGGCGACAGCCCGATCGTCCAGTCGCGCAGCAACTACTACGGGATGGCGGGCGCGACCTACAAGTTCTGA
- a CDS encoding transglycosylase SLT domain-containing protein, whose protein sequence is MPRHTARSISHATPKIAATIALSCALHGAAWADCLDDAATFQHVSVSLLRGIAQVESGMNPNAINTNTNGTVDIGLMQINSTWLPTLAREGITRESLFDACTNAYVGAWILSQNIRQLGANWTAIGAYNAASPDKRLAYARKVYDAIRTMPDSPDTPMPILPPSFTPPQQVQAYNPFASLSVSAPPAARARTLSPAAPPPPQGGPAGPAGTYNFGWTVTGADQAKPTQVFDDGARIYVQFSDMKHMPAIFTETSSGRVLMSWELQFPYAVLTRPAQTLIFQLGPFEARAQRGAAGATTQAGAGAAAGASRSGATTAATTPAGKPHANASAKRTASADALWYLNTPSTSGSAATANTAPTTTSSASSNTPATWPTAVTSNTPPPAATPQAPAARVSTDALWYISK, encoded by the coding sequence ATGCCGCGTCATACTGCCCGTTCGATCAGCCACGCCACGCCGAAGATCGCCGCGACGATCGCGCTGTCGTGCGCGCTGCACGGAGCCGCGTGGGCCGATTGCCTCGACGACGCAGCCACGTTCCAGCACGTGAGCGTGAGCCTGTTGCGCGGCATCGCGCAGGTCGAATCGGGGATGAATCCGAACGCGATCAACACGAACACGAACGGCACCGTCGACATCGGCCTGATGCAGATCAACAGCACCTGGCTGCCGACGCTCGCGCGCGAAGGCATCACGCGGGAAAGCCTGTTCGATGCGTGCACCAACGCGTACGTCGGCGCGTGGATCCTGTCGCAGAACATCCGCCAGCTCGGCGCCAACTGGACCGCGATCGGCGCGTACAACGCCGCGTCGCCCGACAAGCGCCTCGCGTATGCCCGCAAGGTCTATGATGCAATCCGGACCATGCCGGATTCGCCGGATACTCCCATGCCCATCCTGCCTCCTTCCTTTACGCCGCCGCAGCAGGTGCAGGCGTACAACCCGTTCGCGAGCCTGAGCGTATCCGCGCCGCCGGCCGCACGGGCCCGCACGCTGTCACCGGCCGCCCCGCCGCCGCCGCAAGGCGGTCCCGCCGGCCCGGCCGGCACGTACAACTTCGGCTGGACCGTCACGGGCGCCGACCAGGCCAAGCCGACCCAGGTGTTCGACGACGGCGCGCGGATCTACGTGCAGTTCAGCGACATGAAGCATATGCCGGCGATCTTCACCGAAACGTCGTCCGGCCGCGTGCTGATGTCGTGGGAGCTGCAGTTCCCGTATGCCGTTCTGACGCGCCCCGCGCAAACGTTGATCTTCCAGCTCGGGCCGTTCGAGGCGCGCGCGCAGCGCGGCGCGGCGGGTGCAACGACGCAGGCAGGAGCTGGCGCGGCGGCGGGAGCATCACGTTCGGGGGCAACGACGGCTGCCACGACGCCTGCGGGGAAACCGCACGCGAATGCATCGGCCAAGCGCACGGCGTCGGCCGACGCGCTGTGGTATCTGAACACGCCGTCGACATCGGGATCGGCAGCGACGGCGAATACCGCCCCAACGACAACCTCGTCGGCGTCGTCGAACACGCCGGCCACGTGGCCCACCGCGGTGACGTCGAATACGCCGCCGCCGGCCGCCACACCTCAGGCGCCAGCCGCGCGCGTCAGCACCGACGCGCTCTGGTATATCTCGAAGTAA
- a CDS encoding response regulator, translating into MYDNPLKYRVLLIEDDDRLAQLVREYLDNYEFTVTVVRRGDLAVAAVREHEPALVILDLMLPNLDGMEVCRRIRAFTNVPVLILTARADVYDQVAGLETGADDYVTKPIEPRVLVARARALLRRARPAATETRAAAPDALIFGELTISPPNRTVTWRGEPVDLKTAEFNLLLILARAAGTVLSRDDILKQLRGIEFDGLDRSVDSGISKLRRRFEDASSEPHKIKTIWGRGYLFSPSAWDE; encoded by the coding sequence ATGTACGACAATCCGCTCAAATACCGTGTGCTGCTGATCGAGGACGACGACCGCCTCGCGCAGCTCGTGCGCGAATACCTCGACAACTATGAATTCACGGTGACGGTCGTGCGGCGCGGCGACCTGGCCGTCGCGGCGGTGCGCGAGCACGAGCCCGCGCTCGTGATACTCGACCTGATGCTGCCGAATCTCGACGGGATGGAAGTGTGCCGGCGCATTCGCGCATTCACCAACGTCCCGGTGCTGATTCTCACCGCGCGCGCGGACGTCTACGACCAGGTCGCGGGCCTCGAAACCGGCGCCGACGACTACGTGACGAAGCCGATCGAGCCGCGCGTGCTGGTCGCGCGCGCCCGCGCGCTGCTGCGCCGGGCACGGCCGGCCGCGACGGAAACCCGCGCCGCCGCGCCCGACGCGCTGATCTTCGGCGAACTGACGATCTCGCCGCCGAACCGCACGGTCACGTGGCGCGGCGAACCGGTCGACCTGAAGACGGCCGAATTCAACCTGCTGCTGATCCTCGCGCGCGCGGCCGGCACCGTGCTGAGCCGCGACGACATCCTGAAGCAGTTGCGCGGGATCGAGTTCGACGGGCTCGACCGCTCGGTCGACTCCGGCATCTCGAAGCTGCGGCGCCGTTTCGAGGATGCGTCGTCGGAGCCGCACAAGATCAAGACGATCTGGGGCCGCGGCTACCTGTTCAGCCCTTCCGCGTGGGACGAATAA